From Pseudoleptotrichia goodfellowii, a single genomic window includes:
- a CDS encoding glycosyltransferase family protein, whose translation MKKLAIISSYNESCGNASYTEVLRQGFSKYYEVDVLPLQIDLLSSNNSNIKKIADKHIDEIAESLKKYDYVNIQFEAGLYGNTKGDICRRVKKLIETSNNLIVTMHRVDLPKAMFSLKTLKILFSSKNIVENMRRIKNEIYFKQLYKDVIKLIKIHSKKYNSNIIVHTKKDKKNIERFFDFNNVYDFPLTFLDEKARLRKRNDSEVEKFKEKYDLEKNDKTIGIFGYISEYKGHETIIKALPYLPDNYKLLIFGSQHPMSILEYCPCDGYLAKLMHIIETIDEKKKEEGKEKIFKDSISMKFEENKKENSLSGRVRFLGNLNDDDFLDALYCCDFAVLPYLEVNQSGSGIASLVLETKIKSLYSNNKAFTELNKYFPDTFSRFDIGNYIELAGKIRNYKEDYTSKIDECLKIYNLENNIKLHVKIFEGE comes from the coding sequence ATGAAAAAATTAGCAATAATAAGCAGTTATAATGAATCATGCGGAAATGCATCCTATACAGAAGTATTGAGACAAGGGTTTTCAAAATATTATGAAGTTGATGTTTTGCCGTTACAAATAGATCTTTTATCAAGTAATAATTCAAATATAAAAAAAATAGCTGATAAACATATAGATGAGATAGCAGAGTCTTTGAAAAAATATGATTATGTTAATATACAGTTTGAAGCAGGGTTATACGGAAATACAAAAGGTGATATATGCAGAAGAGTCAAAAAATTAATAGAAACTTCCAATAATTTAATAGTAACTATGCATAGAGTTGATTTGCCAAAAGCAATGTTCAGTTTAAAAACTTTAAAAATATTGTTCTCAAGCAAAAATATTGTTGAAAATATGAGAAGAATAAAAAATGAAATATATTTTAAACAATTATATAAAGACGTGATAAAATTAATAAAAATTCATTCTAAGAAATATAATTCAAATATAATCGTTCATACAAAAAAAGATAAAAAAAATATAGAAAGATTTTTTGATTTTAATAATGTATATGATTTTCCTTTGACGTTTTTAGATGAAAAAGCTCGTTTAAGAAAAAGAAATGATAGTGAAGTTGAGAAATTCAAAGAAAAATATGATTTGGAAAAGAATGATAAAACAATTGGAATATTCGGATATATATCAGAATATAAAGGGCATGAAACTATAATAAAAGCACTTCCTTATTTACCTGATAATTATAAACTTTTAATATTCGGTTCACAACATCCTATGTCTATATTGGAATACTGCCCTTGTGATGGGTATTTAGCAAAACTTATGCATATTATAGAGACAATAGATGAGAAAAAAAAGGAAGAGGGAAAAGAAAAAATATTTAAAGATAGCATCAGCATGAAATTTGAAGAAAATAAAAAAGAAAATTCCTTATCGGGCAGAGTTCGTTTTTTAGGTAATTTAAATGATGATGATTTTTTAGATGCTTTATATTGTTGTGATTTTGCAGTATTACCTTACTTAGAGGTAAATCAAAGCGGTTCAGGAATAGCATCTTTAGTTCTGGAAACAAAAATAAAATCACTTTATTCAAATAATAAAGCATTTACTGAATTAAATAAATATTTTCCTGATACTTTCAGTAGATTTGATATAGGAAATTATATTGAGTTGGCAGGAAAAATAAGAAACTATAAAGAGGACTATACTTCAAAAATAGATGAATGCTTGAAAATTTACAATCTTGAAAATAATATAAAATTACATGTAAAAATTTTCGAAGGAGAATAA
- a CDS encoding sugar nucleotide-binding protein gives MEKKIFMNNEKQNVYLIVGANGFIGSYMIKNIIEKTDKKILAVDCNIEGKENTSRLEWLECDITKQSDIEKLNIKCKEYGKVKVLYLAAYHAPDLVKKNPRKAWNINVTSLSSFVNSIENVECFFYSSTEMVYGAGEKNKKFSEEDILNPVNIYGKNKVVAEAIVKGYGYNVLRFPFLIGPSLEKNKKHFYDVIVDNITNKKSIEMFSDALKSALDFNTLTELILKLMERYTSEMPKCINVSGDENLSKYDIGLMIAEKYNCDKKLIVPILMESDNKIFTEKRANCTLLDNKLLKNILGISEIKIKI, from the coding sequence ATGGAGAAAAAGATATTTATGAATAATGAAAAACAAAATGTATACTTAATTGTAGGAGCGAATGGATTTATAGGTTCTTATATGATAAAAAATATCATAGAAAAAACTGATAAAAAAATATTGGCTGTTGATTGTAACATAGAAGGAAAAGAGAATACAAGTCGTCTTGAGTGGTTAGAGTGTGATATAACAAAACAATCAGATATAGAAAAATTAAATATAAAATGTAAAGAGTATGGAAAAGTAAAAGTACTTTATCTTGCAGCTTATCATGCTCCCGATTTGGTAAAGAAAAATCCGAGAAAAGCATGGAATATAAATGTAACATCGTTATCATCTTTTGTGAATTCAATAGAAAATGTAGAGTGTTTCTTTTATTCTTCAACAGAGATGGTTTATGGAGCAGGAGAAAAAAATAAAAAATTTTCCGAAGAAGATATTTTAAATCCTGTGAATATCTATGGAAAAAATAAAGTTGTAGCAGAAGCTATTGTAAAAGGCTACGGTTATAATGTATTAAGATTTCCTTTTTTAATAGGTCCAAGTTTAGAAAAAAATAAAAAACATTTTTATGATGTAATAGTGGATAATATTACAAATAAAAAATCGATTGAAATGTTTTCAGATGCTCTAAAATCAGCATTAGATTTTAATACATTAACAGAATTAATATTAAAATTGATGGAGAGATATACTTCAGAAATGCCGAAATGTATTAATGTTTCGGGAGATGAAAATTTGTCTAAGTATGATATAGGTTTAATGATTGCTGAGAAGTACAATTGTGATAAGAAACTTATAGTGCCGATTTTAATGGAAAGTGATAATAAAATTTTTACAGAAAAAAGAGCTAATTGTACGTTATTGGATAATAAATTATTAAAAAATATACTGGGGATATCTGAAATAAAAATAAAAATATAA
- a CDS encoding cupin domain-containing protein codes for MLVEMMKPDFEFRNSGGALIQLVREGWKQVNVLYSKKDSERGGHYHKICNEAFYIIEGKIKLLLEKGEEKEENTFKKGDMFMIHSFIKHRFIFLEDTVMVSMYDKGVELENGEKDIYE; via the coding sequence ATGTTAGTCGAAATGATGAAACCAGATTTTGAATTTAGAAATTCTGGAGGGGCATTGATACAGTTAGTAAGAGAAGGATGGAAACAAGTAAATGTATTATATTCAAAAAAAGACTCTGAACGGGGAGGTCATTATCACAAAATATGTAATGAAGCATTTTATATTATAGAAGGAAAAATAAAATTGTTATTAGAAAAAGGGGAAGAAAAAGAAGAAAATACGTTCAAAAAAGGTGATATGTTTATGATACATTCTTTTATAAAACATAGGTTTATTTTTTTAGAAGATACAGTTATGGTATCAATGTATGATAAAGGAGTCGAATTAGAAAATGGAGAAAAAGATATTTATGAATAA
- the gmd gene encoding GDP-mannose 4,6-dehydratase — protein sequence MKKALITGITGQDGSYLAELLLEKGYKVYGLIRRKSRTTFGNIEHRKDDIKFIYADMTDLVSLVNAMKISQADEVYNLAAQSFVGTSWEQPSATADIDGIGALNMLEAIKIVKPEARFYQASTSEMFGLVQAIPQNEETPFYPRSPYGVAKLYGHWITKNYRESYGMYACSGILFNHESERRGKEFVTRKITDAVARIKLGVQDVLELGNIDAKRDWGHAKDYVKAMWLMLQQNEADDYVIATNETRTVREFIEKAFKHVDMDVVWEGKNENEIGKDAKTGKILIKINPEFFRPAEVDILIGDPKKGEENLGWKREISFEELVERMVKNDLKLVEKEIKIKSI from the coding sequence ATGAAAAAAGCTTTAATAACAGGAATAACAGGACAGGACGGCTCTTATTTGGCAGAACTATTATTGGAAAAAGGATATAAAGTATACGGTCTTATCAGAAGAAAAAGCAGAACGACTTTTGGTAATATAGAACATAGAAAAGACGATATAAAATTTATTTATGCCGATATGACGGATTTGGTATCTTTAGTAAATGCAATGAAAATATCTCAAGCTGACGAAGTATATAATTTGGCAGCACAATCATTTGTAGGAACTTCCTGGGAACAACCTTCGGCGACAGCTGATATAGACGGAATAGGAGCTTTGAATATGCTGGAAGCCATAAAAATAGTAAAACCTGAGGCAAGATTTTATCAGGCATCTACAAGCGAGATGTTCGGTCTTGTTCAGGCTATACCTCAAAATGAAGAAACTCCTTTTTATCCGAGAAGTCCTTACGGAGTAGCTAAGTTATACGGACACTGGATAACTAAAAATTATAGAGAAAGTTACGGAATGTATGCATGTTCAGGAATTTTGTTTAATCATGAATCTGAGAGAAGAGGAAAAGAATTTGTTACGAGAAAAATAACAGATGCAGTTGCAAGAATAAAATTAGGGGTTCAGGATGTATTGGAATTAGGAAATATTGATGCAAAAAGAGACTGGGGACATGCAAAAGATTATGTAAAAGCTATGTGGTTAATGTTACAACAAAATGAAGCGGATGATTATGTAATAGCTACAAATGAAACAAGAACAGTAAGAGAATTTATTGAAAAAGCATTTAAACATGTTGACATGGATGTAGTTTGGGAAGGAAAAAATGAAAATGAAATCGGAAAAGATGCTAAAACGGGAAAAATATTAATTAAAATAAATCCTGAATTTTTCAGACCTGCAGAAGTAGATATACTTATAGGAGATCCTAAAAAAGGAGAAGAAAATTTAGGATGGAAAAGAGAAATTTCTTTTGAAGAATTAGTTGAAAGAATGGTAAAAAATGATTTAAAATTAGTGGAAAAAGAAATAAAAATAAAATCTATTTAA